Proteins from a genomic interval of Scophthalmus maximus strain ysfricsl-2021 chromosome 22, ASM2237912v1, whole genome shotgun sequence:
- the si:ch211-13c6.2 gene encoding uncharacterized protein si:ch211-13c6.2 isoform X2: MDKFETPYDVEADFIECTKEESFVTAGLAVRKQSILEFKDILQYLDYLKLDEPIIGLSCLEEVPSTDPQAGLRYSCRLCHLISNLPEMVHHLIGRKHRQKYMEVNRPDLVTWDKQAILNQGGKIIRARAEIIERQDGRGNPAPLAKRGNEGNTSRVPSRQKQNRNQNIAKSLTQHNIPPLIPKQKDYGDEYSDQGRYPPMYPNAPPFNPDEPYVSRDRQTYQQQDSLSDAHVEEDQRSADYRDSNMYRREYKDPDNCLEYEEEYVEEPQGRATHEPGGAARYDPWEEEQVPHGQSQQEEYYPEEAPPYRRPQPKRDPLKEFYSEEVRRRQVRSEQEPSQPVYREDKRQWSLDRESGRHDGMNTASRPGSSEPEAKSRRFPTPMESDRSHLPLFNFIKDYQHRMRDPCKEVTVSNSGPSRTGAPSSHRRMEVTKTMSDIPEPFMRFLTGAANDEEHGKRKRKSRFSDATAEEVEMTKEIFTDDYEPPNPKYGGHHRPGALPLRPEIHAPQYPDLYTESQNLHHTESYHREIPGSEGVFDMLKGIDIENAEEADFLKKKLCSLLKEFKSKKSEKTMQNSQDGAVLRNDYNSLKPDTPLFPRHQYERTLTEDSDRRRPQDLHFKDDPRGPGWKQHEFIPDERLQDYHQSAGREPGHSNRSRYEEAFGCPGKSQSPRVSYSNEPHHTERFQAPMRPHGYRPAAEEYFVSHSPSTPLRMVDEPRMHRGPRYSNNLDKITSTLLELVSRK; encoded by the exons AAAGAGGAAAGCTTTGTTACGGCTG GGCTTGCAGTCAGAAAACAGTCCATACTGGAATTTAAGGACATTTTACAATATCTGGATTACCTGAAGCTCGACGAACCCATCATCG GTTTGAGCTGTTTGGAAGAAGTGCCATCTACTGACCCACAAGCAGGCCTCAGATACTCATGTAGGCTATGTCATCTGATATCAAACCTACCAGAAATGGTCCACCATTTGATCGGGCGCAAACACAGGCAGAAATATATG GAAGTGAACCGGCCGGACTTGGTGACCTGGGATAAACAAGCTATATTGAACCAAGGAGGAAAGATAATACGAGCAAGAGCAGAAATAATAGAGAGACAAGATGGACGAGGAAATCCAGCA ccaTTAGCAAAAAGAGGGAATGAAGGCAACACATCAAGAG TTCCCTCAAGGCAGAAGCAAAACAGGAACCAAAATATTGCGAAGAGTTTGACCCAACACAATATACCACCACTCATACCAAAACAAAAGGACTATGGGGATGAGTACTCTGACCAAGGGAGGTATCCCCCAATGTACCCAAATGCGCCCCCATTCAACCCGGATGAACCTTACgtgagcagagacagacagacgtacCAACAGCAGGATAGTCTCAGCGATGCACACGTGGAAGAGGATCAGCGCAGTGCAGATTACAGGGACAGTAACATGTACAGGCGAGAATACAAAGACCCTGATAATTGTTTGGAATATGAAGAGGAATATGTTGAAGAGCCACAAGGAAGAGCCACGCATGAGCCAGGTGGTGCTGCCAGATATGATCCTTGGGAAGAGGAGCAAGTGCCCCATGGCCAGTCTCAACAGGAGGAGTATTACCCAGAGGAGGCACCCCCTTACAGAAGACCCCAACCAAAAAGAGATCCTCTGAAAGAGTTCTACTCTGAGGAAGTTCGTCGACGGCAAGTCCGTTCTGAGCAAGAACCCTCACAGCCGGTTTACCGAGAAGATAAACGGCAGTGGTCTCTGGACAGAGAATCTGGTAGACATGACGGTATGAATACAGCCAGTAGACCGGGATCGAGTGAACCAGAGGCCAAGAGCAGGAGGTTTCCAACACCTATGGAGAGTGACCGATCACATCTTCCTTTGTTTAATTTTATCAAAGACTATCAGCACAGAATGCGAGACCCATGCAAAGAGGTAACAGTTTCTAACTCTGGGCCAAGCAGAACAGGAGCCCCTTCCTCCCATAGGCGAATGGAAGTCACCAAAACCATGTCCGACATCCCAGAGCCTTTCATGCGCTTTCTGACGGGCGCCGCTAACGATGAGGAAcatggcaaaagaaaaagaaaaagtcgcTTCTCTGATGCCActgcagaggaggtggagatgacGAAGGAGAT ATTCACGGATGATTATGAACCTCCAAATCCAAAGTATGGCGGTCATCATAGACCAGGTGCTTTGCCACTGAGACCTGAAATCCATGCACCACAATATCCTGACCTCTACACCGAATCACAG AACCTGCATCATACTGAAAGCTACCACAGAGAAATCCCGGGGTCAGAGGGTGTCTTTGATATGCTG AAAGGCATTGACATTGAGAATGCAGAAGAAGCTGACTTCCTGAAGAAGAAACTTTGCAGCCTTCTGAAAGAATTTAAGTCCAAAAAATCAGAGAAGACTATG caaAATAGCCAAGATGGAGCAGTCCTCAGGAACGATTACAACAGCTTAAAGCCGGACACACCGCTTTTTCCACGACACCAGTATGAGAGAACTCTCACAGAAGACTCCGACCGTAGACGACCACAAGACTTGCATTTCAAGGATGATCCGAGAGGACCAGGCTGGAAGCAGCATGAGTTTATACCTGATGAACGGCTTCAAGATTACCATCAATCTGCAGGCAGGGAACCTGGACACTCAAACAGAAGCCGTTATGAAG aGGCTTTTGGGTGCCCTGGAAAGTCTCAGAGTCCACGCGTTTCCTATTCCAATGAGCCACATCATACTGAAAGGTTTCAAGCACCCATGCGCCCTCATGGCTATCGACCTGCTGCTGAGGAGTATTTCGTCTCCCACTCTCCTTCAACTCCCCTGCGCATGGTAGATGAACCTAGGATGCATAGGGGCCCTCGCTACTCCAACAACCTGGACAAAATAACCTCCACCCTCCTGGAACTTGTGTCAAGGAAATAA
- the si:ch211-13c6.2 gene encoding uncharacterized protein si:ch211-13c6.2 isoform X1, whose product MDKFETPYDVEADFIECTVCEKSIRGETLYKIHLTTPGHRKKEESFVTAGLAVRKQSILEFKDILQYLDYLKLDEPIIGLSCLEEVPSTDPQAGLRYSCRLCHLISNLPEMVHHLIGRKHRQKYMEVNRPDLVTWDKQAILNQGGKIIRARAEIIERQDGRGNPAPLAKRGNEGNTSRVPSRQKQNRNQNIAKSLTQHNIPPLIPKQKDYGDEYSDQGRYPPMYPNAPPFNPDEPYVSRDRQTYQQQDSLSDAHVEEDQRSADYRDSNMYRREYKDPDNCLEYEEEYVEEPQGRATHEPGGAARYDPWEEEQVPHGQSQQEEYYPEEAPPYRRPQPKRDPLKEFYSEEVRRRQVRSEQEPSQPVYREDKRQWSLDRESGRHDGMNTASRPGSSEPEAKSRRFPTPMESDRSHLPLFNFIKDYQHRMRDPCKEVTVSNSGPSRTGAPSSHRRMEVTKTMSDIPEPFMRFLTGAANDEEHGKRKRKSRFSDATAEEVEMTKEIFTDDYEPPNPKYGGHHRPGALPLRPEIHAPQYPDLYTESQNLHHTESYHREIPGSEGVFDMLKGIDIENAEEADFLKKKLCSLLKEFKSKKSEKTMQNSQDGAVLRNDYNSLKPDTPLFPRHQYERTLTEDSDRRRPQDLHFKDDPRGPGWKQHEFIPDERLQDYHQSAGREPGHSNRSRYEEAFGCPGKSQSPRVSYSNEPHHTERFQAPMRPHGYRPAAEEYFVSHSPSTPLRMVDEPRMHRGPRYSNNLDKITSTLLELVSRK is encoded by the exons AAAGAGGAAAGCTTTGTTACGGCTG GGCTTGCAGTCAGAAAACAGTCCATACTGGAATTTAAGGACATTTTACAATATCTGGATTACCTGAAGCTCGACGAACCCATCATCG GTTTGAGCTGTTTGGAAGAAGTGCCATCTACTGACCCACAAGCAGGCCTCAGATACTCATGTAGGCTATGTCATCTGATATCAAACCTACCAGAAATGGTCCACCATTTGATCGGGCGCAAACACAGGCAGAAATATATG GAAGTGAACCGGCCGGACTTGGTGACCTGGGATAAACAAGCTATATTGAACCAAGGAGGAAAGATAATACGAGCAAGAGCAGAAATAATAGAGAGACAAGATGGACGAGGAAATCCAGCA ccaTTAGCAAAAAGAGGGAATGAAGGCAACACATCAAGAG TTCCCTCAAGGCAGAAGCAAAACAGGAACCAAAATATTGCGAAGAGTTTGACCCAACACAATATACCACCACTCATACCAAAACAAAAGGACTATGGGGATGAGTACTCTGACCAAGGGAGGTATCCCCCAATGTACCCAAATGCGCCCCCATTCAACCCGGATGAACCTTACgtgagcagagacagacagacgtacCAACAGCAGGATAGTCTCAGCGATGCACACGTGGAAGAGGATCAGCGCAGTGCAGATTACAGGGACAGTAACATGTACAGGCGAGAATACAAAGACCCTGATAATTGTTTGGAATATGAAGAGGAATATGTTGAAGAGCCACAAGGAAGAGCCACGCATGAGCCAGGTGGTGCTGCCAGATATGATCCTTGGGAAGAGGAGCAAGTGCCCCATGGCCAGTCTCAACAGGAGGAGTATTACCCAGAGGAGGCACCCCCTTACAGAAGACCCCAACCAAAAAGAGATCCTCTGAAAGAGTTCTACTCTGAGGAAGTTCGTCGACGGCAAGTCCGTTCTGAGCAAGAACCCTCACAGCCGGTTTACCGAGAAGATAAACGGCAGTGGTCTCTGGACAGAGAATCTGGTAGACATGACGGTATGAATACAGCCAGTAGACCGGGATCGAGTGAACCAGAGGCCAAGAGCAGGAGGTTTCCAACACCTATGGAGAGTGACCGATCACATCTTCCTTTGTTTAATTTTATCAAAGACTATCAGCACAGAATGCGAGACCCATGCAAAGAGGTAACAGTTTCTAACTCTGGGCCAAGCAGAACAGGAGCCCCTTCCTCCCATAGGCGAATGGAAGTCACCAAAACCATGTCCGACATCCCAGAGCCTTTCATGCGCTTTCTGACGGGCGCCGCTAACGATGAGGAAcatggcaaaagaaaaagaaaaagtcgcTTCTCTGATGCCActgcagaggaggtggagatgacGAAGGAGAT ATTCACGGATGATTATGAACCTCCAAATCCAAAGTATGGCGGTCATCATAGACCAGGTGCTTTGCCACTGAGACCTGAAATCCATGCACCACAATATCCTGACCTCTACACCGAATCACAG AACCTGCATCATACTGAAAGCTACCACAGAGAAATCCCGGGGTCAGAGGGTGTCTTTGATATGCTG AAAGGCATTGACATTGAGAATGCAGAAGAAGCTGACTTCCTGAAGAAGAAACTTTGCAGCCTTCTGAAAGAATTTAAGTCCAAAAAATCAGAGAAGACTATG caaAATAGCCAAGATGGAGCAGTCCTCAGGAACGATTACAACAGCTTAAAGCCGGACACACCGCTTTTTCCACGACACCAGTATGAGAGAACTCTCACAGAAGACTCCGACCGTAGACGACCACAAGACTTGCATTTCAAGGATGATCCGAGAGGACCAGGCTGGAAGCAGCATGAGTTTATACCTGATGAACGGCTTCAAGATTACCATCAATCTGCAGGCAGGGAACCTGGACACTCAAACAGAAGCCGTTATGAAG aGGCTTTTGGGTGCCCTGGAAAGTCTCAGAGTCCACGCGTTTCCTATTCCAATGAGCCACATCATACTGAAAGGTTTCAAGCACCCATGCGCCCTCATGGCTATCGACCTGCTGCTGAGGAGTATTTCGTCTCCCACTCTCCTTCAACTCCCCTGCGCATGGTAGATGAACCTAGGATGCATAGGGGCCCTCGCTACTCCAACAACCTGGACAAAATAACCTCCACCCTCCTGGAACTTGTGTCAAGGAAATAA
- the si:ch211-13c6.2 gene encoding uncharacterized protein si:ch211-13c6.2 isoform X3: MRSSTKKIKGGLAVRKQSILEFKDILQYLDYLKLDEPIIGLSCLEEVPSTDPQAGLRYSCRLCHLISNLPEMVHHLIGRKHRQKYMEVNRPDLVTWDKQAILNQGGKIIRARAEIIERQDGRGNPAPLAKRGNEGNTSRVPSRQKQNRNQNIAKSLTQHNIPPLIPKQKDYGDEYSDQGRYPPMYPNAPPFNPDEPYVSRDRQTYQQQDSLSDAHVEEDQRSADYRDSNMYRREYKDPDNCLEYEEEYVEEPQGRATHEPGGAARYDPWEEEQVPHGQSQQEEYYPEEAPPYRRPQPKRDPLKEFYSEEVRRRQVRSEQEPSQPVYREDKRQWSLDRESGRHDGMNTASRPGSSEPEAKSRRFPTPMESDRSHLPLFNFIKDYQHRMRDPCKEVTVSNSGPSRTGAPSSHRRMEVTKTMSDIPEPFMRFLTGAANDEEHGKRKRKSRFSDATAEEVEMTKEIFTDDYEPPNPKYGGHHRPGALPLRPEIHAPQYPDLYTESQNLHHTESYHREIPGSEGVFDMLKGIDIENAEEADFLKKKLCSLLKEFKSKKSEKTMQNSQDGAVLRNDYNSLKPDTPLFPRHQYERTLTEDSDRRRPQDLHFKDDPRGPGWKQHEFIPDERLQDYHQSAGREPGHSNRSRYEEAFGCPGKSQSPRVSYSNEPHHTERFQAPMRPHGYRPAAEEYFVSHSPSTPLRMVDEPRMHRGPRYSNNLDKITSTLLELVSRK, from the exons atgagatCATCCACTAAGAAGATTAAAGGAG GGCTTGCAGTCAGAAAACAGTCCATACTGGAATTTAAGGACATTTTACAATATCTGGATTACCTGAAGCTCGACGAACCCATCATCG GTTTGAGCTGTTTGGAAGAAGTGCCATCTACTGACCCACAAGCAGGCCTCAGATACTCATGTAGGCTATGTCATCTGATATCAAACCTACCAGAAATGGTCCACCATTTGATCGGGCGCAAACACAGGCAGAAATATATG GAAGTGAACCGGCCGGACTTGGTGACCTGGGATAAACAAGCTATATTGAACCAAGGAGGAAAGATAATACGAGCAAGAGCAGAAATAATAGAGAGACAAGATGGACGAGGAAATCCAGCA ccaTTAGCAAAAAGAGGGAATGAAGGCAACACATCAAGAG TTCCCTCAAGGCAGAAGCAAAACAGGAACCAAAATATTGCGAAGAGTTTGACCCAACACAATATACCACCACTCATACCAAAACAAAAGGACTATGGGGATGAGTACTCTGACCAAGGGAGGTATCCCCCAATGTACCCAAATGCGCCCCCATTCAACCCGGATGAACCTTACgtgagcagagacagacagacgtacCAACAGCAGGATAGTCTCAGCGATGCACACGTGGAAGAGGATCAGCGCAGTGCAGATTACAGGGACAGTAACATGTACAGGCGAGAATACAAAGACCCTGATAATTGTTTGGAATATGAAGAGGAATATGTTGAAGAGCCACAAGGAAGAGCCACGCATGAGCCAGGTGGTGCTGCCAGATATGATCCTTGGGAAGAGGAGCAAGTGCCCCATGGCCAGTCTCAACAGGAGGAGTATTACCCAGAGGAGGCACCCCCTTACAGAAGACCCCAACCAAAAAGAGATCCTCTGAAAGAGTTCTACTCTGAGGAAGTTCGTCGACGGCAAGTCCGTTCTGAGCAAGAACCCTCACAGCCGGTTTACCGAGAAGATAAACGGCAGTGGTCTCTGGACAGAGAATCTGGTAGACATGACGGTATGAATACAGCCAGTAGACCGGGATCGAGTGAACCAGAGGCCAAGAGCAGGAGGTTTCCAACACCTATGGAGAGTGACCGATCACATCTTCCTTTGTTTAATTTTATCAAAGACTATCAGCACAGAATGCGAGACCCATGCAAAGAGGTAACAGTTTCTAACTCTGGGCCAAGCAGAACAGGAGCCCCTTCCTCCCATAGGCGAATGGAAGTCACCAAAACCATGTCCGACATCCCAGAGCCTTTCATGCGCTTTCTGACGGGCGCCGCTAACGATGAGGAAcatggcaaaagaaaaagaaaaagtcgcTTCTCTGATGCCActgcagaggaggtggagatgacGAAGGAGAT ATTCACGGATGATTATGAACCTCCAAATCCAAAGTATGGCGGTCATCATAGACCAGGTGCTTTGCCACTGAGACCTGAAATCCATGCACCACAATATCCTGACCTCTACACCGAATCACAG AACCTGCATCATACTGAAAGCTACCACAGAGAAATCCCGGGGTCAGAGGGTGTCTTTGATATGCTG AAAGGCATTGACATTGAGAATGCAGAAGAAGCTGACTTCCTGAAGAAGAAACTTTGCAGCCTTCTGAAAGAATTTAAGTCCAAAAAATCAGAGAAGACTATG caaAATAGCCAAGATGGAGCAGTCCTCAGGAACGATTACAACAGCTTAAAGCCGGACACACCGCTTTTTCCACGACACCAGTATGAGAGAACTCTCACAGAAGACTCCGACCGTAGACGACCACAAGACTTGCATTTCAAGGATGATCCGAGAGGACCAGGCTGGAAGCAGCATGAGTTTATACCTGATGAACGGCTTCAAGATTACCATCAATCTGCAGGCAGGGAACCTGGACACTCAAACAGAAGCCGTTATGAAG aGGCTTTTGGGTGCCCTGGAAAGTCTCAGAGTCCACGCGTTTCCTATTCCAATGAGCCACATCATACTGAAAGGTTTCAAGCACCCATGCGCCCTCATGGCTATCGACCTGCTGCTGAGGAGTATTTCGTCTCCCACTCTCCTTCAACTCCCCTGCGCATGGTAGATGAACCTAGGATGCATAGGGGCCCTCGCTACTCCAACAACCTGGACAAAATAACCTCCACCCTCCTGGAACTTGTGTCAAGGAAATAA
- the si:ch211-13c6.2 gene encoding uncharacterized protein si:ch211-13c6.2 isoform X4, producing MHGLAVRKQSILEFKDILQYLDYLKLDEPIIGLSCLEEVPSTDPQAGLRYSCRLCHLISNLPEMVHHLIGRKHRQKYMEVNRPDLVTWDKQAILNQGGKIIRARAEIIERQDGRGNPAPLAKRGNEGNTSRVPSRQKQNRNQNIAKSLTQHNIPPLIPKQKDYGDEYSDQGRYPPMYPNAPPFNPDEPYVSRDRQTYQQQDSLSDAHVEEDQRSADYRDSNMYRREYKDPDNCLEYEEEYVEEPQGRATHEPGGAARYDPWEEEQVPHGQSQQEEYYPEEAPPYRRPQPKRDPLKEFYSEEVRRRQVRSEQEPSQPVYREDKRQWSLDRESGRHDGMNTASRPGSSEPEAKSRRFPTPMESDRSHLPLFNFIKDYQHRMRDPCKEVTVSNSGPSRTGAPSSHRRMEVTKTMSDIPEPFMRFLTGAANDEEHGKRKRKSRFSDATAEEVEMTKEIFTDDYEPPNPKYGGHHRPGALPLRPEIHAPQYPDLYTESQNLHHTESYHREIPGSEGVFDMLKGIDIENAEEADFLKKKLCSLLKEFKSKKSEKTMQNSQDGAVLRNDYNSLKPDTPLFPRHQYERTLTEDSDRRRPQDLHFKDDPRGPGWKQHEFIPDERLQDYHQSAGREPGHSNRSRYEEAFGCPGKSQSPRVSYSNEPHHTERFQAPMRPHGYRPAAEEYFVSHSPSTPLRMVDEPRMHRGPRYSNNLDKITSTLLELVSRK from the exons GGCTTGCAGTCAGAAAACAGTCCATACTGGAATTTAAGGACATTTTACAATATCTGGATTACCTGAAGCTCGACGAACCCATCATCG GTTTGAGCTGTTTGGAAGAAGTGCCATCTACTGACCCACAAGCAGGCCTCAGATACTCATGTAGGCTATGTCATCTGATATCAAACCTACCAGAAATGGTCCACCATTTGATCGGGCGCAAACACAGGCAGAAATATATG GAAGTGAACCGGCCGGACTTGGTGACCTGGGATAAACAAGCTATATTGAACCAAGGAGGAAAGATAATACGAGCAAGAGCAGAAATAATAGAGAGACAAGATGGACGAGGAAATCCAGCA ccaTTAGCAAAAAGAGGGAATGAAGGCAACACATCAAGAG TTCCCTCAAGGCAGAAGCAAAACAGGAACCAAAATATTGCGAAGAGTTTGACCCAACACAATATACCACCACTCATACCAAAACAAAAGGACTATGGGGATGAGTACTCTGACCAAGGGAGGTATCCCCCAATGTACCCAAATGCGCCCCCATTCAACCCGGATGAACCTTACgtgagcagagacagacagacgtacCAACAGCAGGATAGTCTCAGCGATGCACACGTGGAAGAGGATCAGCGCAGTGCAGATTACAGGGACAGTAACATGTACAGGCGAGAATACAAAGACCCTGATAATTGTTTGGAATATGAAGAGGAATATGTTGAAGAGCCACAAGGAAGAGCCACGCATGAGCCAGGTGGTGCTGCCAGATATGATCCTTGGGAAGAGGAGCAAGTGCCCCATGGCCAGTCTCAACAGGAGGAGTATTACCCAGAGGAGGCACCCCCTTACAGAAGACCCCAACCAAAAAGAGATCCTCTGAAAGAGTTCTACTCTGAGGAAGTTCGTCGACGGCAAGTCCGTTCTGAGCAAGAACCCTCACAGCCGGTTTACCGAGAAGATAAACGGCAGTGGTCTCTGGACAGAGAATCTGGTAGACATGACGGTATGAATACAGCCAGTAGACCGGGATCGAGTGAACCAGAGGCCAAGAGCAGGAGGTTTCCAACACCTATGGAGAGTGACCGATCACATCTTCCTTTGTTTAATTTTATCAAAGACTATCAGCACAGAATGCGAGACCCATGCAAAGAGGTAACAGTTTCTAACTCTGGGCCAAGCAGAACAGGAGCCCCTTCCTCCCATAGGCGAATGGAAGTCACCAAAACCATGTCCGACATCCCAGAGCCTTTCATGCGCTTTCTGACGGGCGCCGCTAACGATGAGGAAcatggcaaaagaaaaagaaaaagtcgcTTCTCTGATGCCActgcagaggaggtggagatgacGAAGGAGAT ATTCACGGATGATTATGAACCTCCAAATCCAAAGTATGGCGGTCATCATAGACCAGGTGCTTTGCCACTGAGACCTGAAATCCATGCACCACAATATCCTGACCTCTACACCGAATCACAG AACCTGCATCATACTGAAAGCTACCACAGAGAAATCCCGGGGTCAGAGGGTGTCTTTGATATGCTG AAAGGCATTGACATTGAGAATGCAGAAGAAGCTGACTTCCTGAAGAAGAAACTTTGCAGCCTTCTGAAAGAATTTAAGTCCAAAAAATCAGAGAAGACTATG caaAATAGCCAAGATGGAGCAGTCCTCAGGAACGATTACAACAGCTTAAAGCCGGACACACCGCTTTTTCCACGACACCAGTATGAGAGAACTCTCACAGAAGACTCCGACCGTAGACGACCACAAGACTTGCATTTCAAGGATGATCCGAGAGGACCAGGCTGGAAGCAGCATGAGTTTATACCTGATGAACGGCTTCAAGATTACCATCAATCTGCAGGCAGGGAACCTGGACACTCAAACAGAAGCCGTTATGAAG aGGCTTTTGGGTGCCCTGGAAAGTCTCAGAGTCCACGCGTTTCCTATTCCAATGAGCCACATCATACTGAAAGGTTTCAAGCACCCATGCGCCCTCATGGCTATCGACCTGCTGCTGAGGAGTATTTCGTCTCCCACTCTCCTTCAACTCCCCTGCGCATGGTAGATGAACCTAGGATGCATAGGGGCCCTCGCTACTCCAACAACCTGGACAAAATAACCTCCACCCTCCTGGAACTTGTGTCAAGGAAATAA
- the si:ch211-13c6.2 gene encoding uncharacterized protein si:ch211-13c6.2 isoform X5 — protein MVHHLIGRKHRQKYMEVNRPDLVTWDKQAILNQGGKIIRARAEIIERQDGRGNPAPLAKRGNEGNTSRVPSRQKQNRNQNIAKSLTQHNIPPLIPKQKDYGDEYSDQGRYPPMYPNAPPFNPDEPYVSRDRQTYQQQDSLSDAHVEEDQRSADYRDSNMYRREYKDPDNCLEYEEEYVEEPQGRATHEPGGAARYDPWEEEQVPHGQSQQEEYYPEEAPPYRRPQPKRDPLKEFYSEEVRRRQVRSEQEPSQPVYREDKRQWSLDRESGRHDGMNTASRPGSSEPEAKSRRFPTPMESDRSHLPLFNFIKDYQHRMRDPCKEVTVSNSGPSRTGAPSSHRRMEVTKTMSDIPEPFMRFLTGAANDEEHGKRKRKSRFSDATAEEVEMTKEIFTDDYEPPNPKYGGHHRPGALPLRPEIHAPQYPDLYTESQNLHHTESYHREIPGSEGVFDMLKGIDIENAEEADFLKKKLCSLLKEFKSKKSEKTMQNSQDGAVLRNDYNSLKPDTPLFPRHQYERTLTEDSDRRRPQDLHFKDDPRGPGWKQHEFIPDERLQDYHQSAGREPGHSNRSRYEEAFGCPGKSQSPRVSYSNEPHHTERFQAPMRPHGYRPAAEEYFVSHSPSTPLRMVDEPRMHRGPRYSNNLDKITSTLLELVSRK, from the exons ATGGTCCACCATTTGATCGGGCGCAAACACAGGCAGAAATATATG GAAGTGAACCGGCCGGACTTGGTGACCTGGGATAAACAAGCTATATTGAACCAAGGAGGAAAGATAATACGAGCAAGAGCAGAAATAATAGAGAGACAAGATGGACGAGGAAATCCAGCA ccaTTAGCAAAAAGAGGGAATGAAGGCAACACATCAAGAG TTCCCTCAAGGCAGAAGCAAAACAGGAACCAAAATATTGCGAAGAGTTTGACCCAACACAATATACCACCACTCATACCAAAACAAAAGGACTATGGGGATGAGTACTCTGACCAAGGGAGGTATCCCCCAATGTACCCAAATGCGCCCCCATTCAACCCGGATGAACCTTACgtgagcagagacagacagacgtacCAACAGCAGGATAGTCTCAGCGATGCACACGTGGAAGAGGATCAGCGCAGTGCAGATTACAGGGACAGTAACATGTACAGGCGAGAATACAAAGACCCTGATAATTGTTTGGAATATGAAGAGGAATATGTTGAAGAGCCACAAGGAAGAGCCACGCATGAGCCAGGTGGTGCTGCCAGATATGATCCTTGGGAAGAGGAGCAAGTGCCCCATGGCCAGTCTCAACAGGAGGAGTATTACCCAGAGGAGGCACCCCCTTACAGAAGACCCCAACCAAAAAGAGATCCTCTGAAAGAGTTCTACTCTGAGGAAGTTCGTCGACGGCAAGTCCGTTCTGAGCAAGAACCCTCACAGCCGGTTTACCGAGAAGATAAACGGCAGTGGTCTCTGGACAGAGAATCTGGTAGACATGACGGTATGAATACAGCCAGTAGACCGGGATCGAGTGAACCAGAGGCCAAGAGCAGGAGGTTTCCAACACCTATGGAGAGTGACCGATCACATCTTCCTTTGTTTAATTTTATCAAAGACTATCAGCACAGAATGCGAGACCCATGCAAAGAGGTAACAGTTTCTAACTCTGGGCCAAGCAGAACAGGAGCCCCTTCCTCCCATAGGCGAATGGAAGTCACCAAAACCATGTCCGACATCCCAGAGCCTTTCATGCGCTTTCTGACGGGCGCCGCTAACGATGAGGAAcatggcaaaagaaaaagaaaaagtcgcTTCTCTGATGCCActgcagaggaggtggagatgacGAAGGAGAT ATTCACGGATGATTATGAACCTCCAAATCCAAAGTATGGCGGTCATCATAGACCAGGTGCTTTGCCACTGAGACCTGAAATCCATGCACCACAATATCCTGACCTCTACACCGAATCACAG AACCTGCATCATACTGAAAGCTACCACAGAGAAATCCCGGGGTCAGAGGGTGTCTTTGATATGCTG AAAGGCATTGACATTGAGAATGCAGAAGAAGCTGACTTCCTGAAGAAGAAACTTTGCAGCCTTCTGAAAGAATTTAAGTCCAAAAAATCAGAGAAGACTATG caaAATAGCCAAGATGGAGCAGTCCTCAGGAACGATTACAACAGCTTAAAGCCGGACACACCGCTTTTTCCACGACACCAGTATGAGAGAACTCTCACAGAAGACTCCGACCGTAGACGACCACAAGACTTGCATTTCAAGGATGATCCGAGAGGACCAGGCTGGAAGCAGCATGAGTTTATACCTGATGAACGGCTTCAAGATTACCATCAATCTGCAGGCAGGGAACCTGGACACTCAAACAGAAGCCGTTATGAAG aGGCTTTTGGGTGCCCTGGAAAGTCTCAGAGTCCACGCGTTTCCTATTCCAATGAGCCACATCATACTGAAAGGTTTCAAGCACCCATGCGCCCTCATGGCTATCGACCTGCTGCTGAGGAGTATTTCGTCTCCCACTCTCCTTCAACTCCCCTGCGCATGGTAGATGAACCTAGGATGCATAGGGGCCCTCGCTACTCCAACAACCTGGACAAAATAACCTCCACCCTCCTGGAACTTGTGTCAAGGAAATAA